In one Populus nigra chromosome 12, ddPopNigr1.1, whole genome shotgun sequence genomic region, the following are encoded:
- the LOC133669301 gene encoding peroxisomal adenine nucleotide carrier 1-like has translation MGVDLESLSEATSGAIGSLLSTTILYPLDTCKTKYQAEARDHGQQKYRNLTDVLWEAISTRQVLSLYQGLGTKNLQSFISQFIYFYGYSYFKRLYLEKSGSKKIGTKVNLFIAAAAGACTAVITQPLDTASSRMQTSAFGKSKGLWETLTEGSYSDAFDGLGISLLLTSNPAIQYTVFDQLKLRLLKTNQNNTEKTAVTLSAFTAFVLGALSKSIATILTYPAIRCKVVIQAADSDDDEAKRAQRKSRKTLSAVIHAIWKKEGILGFFKGLHAQILKTVLSSAFLLMIKEKIAATTWVLILATRRYLFLTRGKLKGA, from the exons atgggtgTTGATCTTGAATCTTTGTCAGAGGCAACATCAGGCGCTATTGGTTCATTACTAAGCACAACAATTTTGTACCCTCTTGATACGTGTAAGACTAAGTATCAAGCTGAGGCTCGTGATCATGGACAGCAAAAATACAG GAACCTTACTGATGTTTTATGGGAAGCAATATCCACTCGACAAGTTCTTTCACTATACCAGGGTCTAGGGACGAAAAATCTGCAGTCTTTCATTTCACAGTTTATCTACTTCTATGGGTATAGCTACTTTAAAAGACTATATCTGGAGAAGAGTGGTTCCAAAAAGATTGGAACGAAAGTTAACTTGtttattgctgctgctgctggggCTTGCACTGCCGTTATCACTCAG CCCCTGGATACAGCCTCCTCGAGAATGCAGACAAGTGCCTTTGGCAAGTCGAAAGGACTTTGGGAAACATTGACAGAGGGCAGTTACAGTGATGCGTTTGATGGCCTTGGCATCTCTCTTTTGCTGACCTCAAACCCCGCAATTCAG TACACGGTATTCGATCAGCTCAAACTAAGACTATTAAAGACAAACCAGAACAACACAGAAAAGACTGCGGTAACCCTTTCTGCCTTCACAGCTTTTGTTCTGGGTGCGCTCTCAAAGAGCATAGCCACCATTCTGACATATCCTGCAATCAG GTGTAAGGTGGTGATTCAAGCTGCCGACTCAGATGACGATGAAGCTAAGAGAGCTCAGCGAAAGTCTAGAAAGACATTGTCTGCGGTCATACATGCTATATGGAAAAAAGAGGGAATTTTGGGCTTTTTCAAAGGATTGCATGCCCAGATTTTGAAGACTGTACTGAGCTCAGCATTCCTTTTGATGATCAAGGAGAAAATAGCCGCAACCACTTGGGTTCTTATACTCGCAACTAGAAGGTATCTATTTCTCACAAGGGGTAAACTAAAAGGTGCCTGA